The DNA segment CCCAGCTCTTCTGGGGCGTCGATCACGAAACCGCGAGAACGGACGGACTCGCGGACGACGTCTACCGAGGGAGCGACTTCGGGTACGACGGCTACGGCGACGCCGACGCGCGAAATCGCGTCGCCCGTCGGTTCGTCGACCACCACGACGTCGGTTCCGTGGCCGTACCCGATCGGTTCCCGCTCGGGACGGCACGCACGATCGAGCGCATCGCTCGGGTCGACGTGGTCGAGTCGGATCCGATCGCCGACCTGCGGGCGCGGAAGTCACCCGCCGAATGCGAGGCGATACGGGCGGCCGCCGGCGCGGTCGACGCCGCTCACGAACGCGTCGCGTCGGCGCTGGCCGCGGCAGCCGTATCGGACGGGCGACTGACGCTCGGCGGCGAGCCCCTCACCGGCCGATCCGTCGAACGACGAATTCGCGAGGCCGTCCTGGCCGAGCACTGCACGCTCGCCGACGCGGTGGTGGCCAGCGGGCCGGACGCCGCGAACCCACACGGCAGCACTGACGGGGCCCTCGGTGCCCGCGTTCCGATCGTCGTCGACGTCGTGGCCCGACACCGAGACAGTGGCTACCACGCCGACGGCTGTCGAACGTTCGTCGTCGGCGAACCGCCCTCGATCGTCCGCGACAGGCACGAAACGGTCAGGAACGCGCTCGACGAGGTCGCGTCGGTGCTCCGACCGGGGGTCGCCACCGCCGCCGTGAACGACACCCTCTGTGCGTTCTTCGAGGAGCGAGGGTTCGCCACGCCCCGAACCGATCCGGACGCCGAGGCCGGCGTCCTGCACTACATGGCACACGGCGTCGGACTCGACGTTCACGAGCGACCGCTGTGTACCCCGGACGGTGACGGCGTCGTAGAACGGGGACACGTCCTCGCGGTTGAACCAGCCGTGTACGGGCCCGACTGGGGCGGAGTCCGTATCGAGGACGTGTTCGCGATCACCGAAGACGGCTGTCGACGACTGAGTACATCCGATCGCGACCCGGAACCGCGCCCATCGTCCCGCAGCGACGGGTGACGACGCCTCCGCGGTCGACGACCGGACGCGTGGCCGGTCGCTCTGTGTCGATCCGCCCTGGCATGGCGCCAGCCACTCCTCGGTACGGTTGGCAGTCTCTCCTCTGTACGGTTGGCAGCCACCCCTCGTTCGGGTTGGCAGTCTCTCCTCGGTACGGTTGGCAGTCACTCCTCGTTCAGATTGTACTTCATGATCCGGGCGTGTTTTCCGGTCCCCCGTTCGAGGTCGTACACCCCGCCGGGCAGTTCGTCGAGGTTCGACCGGGCGTCCTCGATGCGGCGGTGATCCGCCTCGTCCAGGGAGAACTCGAGCGTTCGGAGGTTGTCGTCCAGGTGGGAGGTGTCTCGGGCTCCGACGATGGCCGCACAGACCTGGGGTCGTTCGAGGATGTACCGCGTGGCCACGTTCGCGATCGAGACGTCGTGTTTGTCGGCGATGGACTCGACGGTATCGAGCAGGTCCTGGTACGGGCCCCACCCGCCGGCGTCCTCGATGACGAGCTTGTACTTCGTCAGCGACCGGTTCTCGAGTGTCTCGGCCGCGCCCGGGTCCGGTTCACCGTGGTATTGCCCGGTGAGGAATCCGCCGGCGAGCGTCCCGAAGCACAGCATCTGAACGCCTTCCTCCCGGCAGCACTCGACCAGGTCCCGTTCCGGGCGGTCGTCGAGCAGCGAGTACTGGACCTGGTTGCTGACGACGGGGACGCCGGCGTCGAGCAGTTCTCGCAGGTGCGAGACGTCGAAGTTCGTCACGCCGACGTGGCGTATCTTCCCCTCGTCGTGCAGGTCGGCGAGGATCTCGGCCGTCTCGACGTAGTTGTCGACCGAGAAGTCCCACCAGTGAAACTGGACCAGGTCCAGCGCCTCGACGCCGAGGCGCTCGCGCGAACGATCGATGATCTGTTCGACGTAGGAGCGATCCACGGTCTCGAGTCGACCCCGGTCGGGGACGAACTTCGTGTGGACCTGGACGGGCGCGTCCTCGCCGCGCTGGCGGCGGTACTCCGCGCGGAACTCGCCGATCAGTTCCTCGACGCCGGTGTAGATGTCGGCGCAGTCGAACGTGGTGATGCCGGCGTCGACGAACGCGAACATGTCGTCGATCGGCGTCGCGCTCTTGTCGTCGCTGTGGCTCTCGGAGAGTTGCCACCCTCCTTTCAGAATCGGCGAGACCTCGTAGCCGTCCGTGAGTTCGCGTCTCATGTGCGCCAAATTCGCACACCACCACTTATCTCTGGCGCGTGGGCGCTCACCGGGTCCGAACACCGGCGTCCCGATTCGGATACCAGCGAACAGACCAGTACGGTGATCTGGGGGGAACGACCCGGGAGCAGCGCGGATTAGTGCGTGCACGGTTCGGAGGAAACGAGATACGGAGCGAGCGTAGCGACGTGAGAATATCGGACGCGCGAACGAGGAGGGACAGCGAGGCCGAGCGATAGCGAGGCCTCGAGTGGTGAACGGCGACCTGCGGGAGCCGTGAACAGCGACCCGTGAGCGCCGAAGGTGCGGGAACCGCGGAACAGCGAGTGAAGAGGACCGGCCTGTGAACGAAATGTGTGAGAACCGCGAGCGAAGCGAGCGGGCCGACGAGCGACCAACGGGAGCGAGGAGGCTTTTCATCGAAGTTTTCCCGAGGGCGCGACGTCGTCGCGCCCGCAGAGGAAAAGTTCGTTCTACATGAAGTCCTCGATGCCGGACTGCTTGTTCTTGTCGTTTTCGAAGATACTCTCCAAGGATTTCTCGAGGACTTCGAGGCGCTGTTTGGTGTAGTCGCGACAGCCGAACTCCTCGGCGACCCTGATGGCGGTGTCCATGTACTTGTTCACCGAGCCCTCGTGGACGGTCAGGTTGACGTTGCCGCCGCACTCCCGGCAGACCTCGGTCAGGGGCATCCGGCGGAACTTCTCGCCGCAGTCGAGACAGCGCGTCTCCTGGCGCGAGAAGGCCCGGAGGTTGCCGATCAGGTCCGGTAGGAAGTGATACTCGATGACGCGTTCGGCGACGTCGGTCTCGTCGACGGCCCGGAGTTTGCGCGAGATCTCGAGCTGGGCATCCATCTTGTCCATCATCGAGCCCAGCGTCTTGTACGCCGAGAGGTCGGGCCCCATCGCGATGTCGGTCGTGTCGTGGGTGTGCTCGAAACCGGTGTATTCGCCGTCGGTCCCGAGCGTATCCTCGCCGATTTGGATGTCGACCTCTCCCGGATCGGCCATCTCGAGGCTCGCCTCGTAGAACTCGCGGGGGTAGCGCGAGACGATGTCCATGTTGTGGGCCTCGTCGTCGATCTCCGAGGGATCGATTCGCGAGGACATAACCAGCGGGGCGTCCATCCGCCCACCGCGTTTGTCCGGGAGGAAGGCTTTGCTAAAGTTCAACAGTCCATCTAACAGGAGCATCACACAATCTTCGTCCCCGTCGCACTGGCCGACGAACAGGTCGTTTGCGACGAGTGTGTTCGTTTCGTCGACGGTGAGACAATACGTGTACTCAATATCACTCTCTACGATTTCGGTAGAGACGACTTCGTCAAGCCATATATCGCCTCCATCGGCGAACAACCGCTGGGTACGGACCTCTGTCGTCTCGAGAACGTTCTCCAGCGAACGTTGTTTCCGATCCAGGTGGAAGCCAATCTGCTCTGCAAAGCGTTCAGCATTCTGCGACGTGATTTTGAGAACGGTCGATTCAAATTCCGGTACTATTTCCTTGTCTTCGTAGTATTCCGCAACCACTCCGGTAGATGGACAGCGAGTCTCCTGATACGTCTTCATAGCGATTCCAAATCGCTTGAGGGCAGCTACGAGGTCCGACGCAAGTTCGTCGCTCACCGTGTGTGCTCGAATATCGATCCGGTCACCTGACGTGCTCCCATCGCCACTAAAGTAAGATGAGAGGAACGCCCGGAGGAGTGGACGTGGACTGTCGATGATACAATCTGGAATGCATTTCTCGTCGGCTGCCGAACCGACGCCGAGCACGTCCGAAAAGAGGGTAGAAACAAGGCGGCTCGATACCGTCACTTTCCATTCGTTTTCCTCGAAGGCATCAACCGATAGCGCATCGTCGAACGTGCCGATAATCACGTCGCGAGCGGCACGGTCTGGTATGCAGATGGTTGTTTGATAGAACGAACCTTCCTCTTTCCGTGTAAACCCTTCTGCGGCGTAATACCCAAGCAGAGTCGCAACTGCTTCATCGACTTCGAAGTGGCGTTGAATAGTTGCCGTATCCCGTTTAACACCGAGAGATGCGTCGTCAGGGACGAGTTCGAGAATCTCATCCCGAGAGAAGAGATCGAGGAGTGGACCGACAGGAATGCTGTCCCGATTGACCCAATTATAGACAGTTGATTGGGATACGTTCAGTTCCTGGGCAACGGGCTTGAGATACGCTTTTGCAGGAGTCGCGCGGTCGAGTAATTCCTTGATCCGGTCGGATCCGAGTCCGCGAACGACCAGTGACTCGCTTGGGAGCGAATCAATCTCGATGAATGCATCGAGCAAGTCGATCGTGGTATCGGCCCCGTCAAACTCAATCTTCTTTGGAGTGGGCAGTTCGTCTCCCGTCGAAAGAGAACGGGCATCTATTGCTTCCAGTCCGGACGGAGTCCACCGACGGAACGTGTGATCGGGTGTTACCGTCAACGACCGCCCGCTTCTCGTCTCGACTTCGATCAAATGATCAGGGGCTGGATGTTTCGAAATTGCTTCGACAGGGCGCGTGGATGTCGTACCGTCAACGGCGACCGACGGAACTGATACTCCGTCAACCTGTTGAACGAGGGCGCCAAAGTCGTCTTCTTGGGGATTCGTTAACCGGGACTCCACAATCGATTCGATCGAATTGTGTCGCCATCTCTCGTTTTCATCGCCAATCCACAGCTTTGTCTCAGGGTGGAAACAATTGCGTCTTTTTGCCGCGTGGAAGTACGGGTGTGCATACCCCACCGCCGCGCTCGTAAAGCCGATCACGCGGCCGACGGTCGCGGCGCTGGTATGTGGCGCCATCCCGAAGACGAGTTCGCCGACGAGTTCGTCGCGACCCTCGAGTTCGTAGTAGGGCTCTAGCCCGTAGTACTGTTCTAAGAGGTCGTCGATGAAGTCGGCGGTCTGCAGCATGTGCTCTGCGGCGCCGTCGGAGAGGACGAGGTCCTGGACCTTGAGCTCGACCAGCTGGTCCTCGTGAGTGAGCGACTGGCCGTGGATGTCTTCCTCGTAGCCGAGCGCCTCGAGTTGGCCGACGGTGACGTCGAGTTCGCTTGCACGGACGGATGTCACCGGGAGGTCGGTCATGTCGTAGCGGACGGTGCCGTCTTTGAACGAGGAGACGTCGTGTTTCGCCCGGAGGATGCCCTTCTCGATGGGTTCTGGGAGTTTGTCCGTCGAGGTGAGGCCCTTGACGCCTTTCAGGATGTCGTAGGCGTTCTCGC comes from the Halovivax cerinus genome and includes:
- a CDS encoding M24 family metallopeptidase, yielding MTDRRDRIVDAASALDADGYLVDASTRSATQHYLAGFDAGEPFLSLVTADGIAQLFWGVDHETARTDGLADDVYRGSDFGYDGYGDADARNRVARRFVDHHDVGSVAVPDRFPLGTARTIERIARVDVVESDPIADLRARKSPAECEAIRAAAGAVDAAHERVASALAAAAVSDGRLTLGGEPLTGRSVERRIREAVLAEHCTLADAVVASGPDAANPHGSTDGALGARVPIVVDVVARHRDSGYHADGCRTFVVGEPPSIVRDRHETVRNALDEVASVLRPGVATAAVNDTLCAFFEERGFATPRTDPDAEAGVLHYMAHGVGLDVHERPLCTPDGDGVVERGHVLAVEPAVYGPDWGGVRIEDVFAITEDGCRRLSTSDRDPEPRPSSRSDG
- a CDS encoding aldo/keto reductase, which translates into the protein MRRELTDGYEVSPILKGGWQLSESHSDDKSATPIDDMFAFVDAGITTFDCADIYTGVEELIGEFRAEYRRQRGEDAPVQVHTKFVPDRGRLETVDRSYVEQIIDRSRERLGVEALDLVQFHWWDFSVDNYVETAEILADLHDEGKIRHVGVTNFDVSHLRELLDAGVPVVSNQVQYSLLDDRPERDLVECCREEGVQMLCFGTLAGGFLTGQYHGEPDPGAAETLENRSLTKYKLVIEDAGGWGPYQDLLDTVESIADKHDVSIANVATRYILERPQVCAAIVGARDTSHLDDNLRTLEFSLDEADHRRIEDARSNLDELPGGVYDLERGTGKHARIMKYNLNEE
- the polC gene encoding DNA polymerase II large subunit; amino-acid sequence: MRAEDERYFESLEAELDEALDVAERARSRGGDPEPEVEIPVARDMADRVENILGIDGVAERVRELEGEMSREEAALELAVDFAEGRVGDYETKAGKVEGAVRTAVALLTEGVVAAPIEGIDRVEFLENSDGTEFVNVYYAGPIRSAGGTAQALSVLVADYTRALVGLETYQARDDEIERYAEEISLYDSETGLQYTPKDAETKFIAKNLPIMLDGEATGDEEVSGFRDLERVDTNSARGGMCLVLAEGIALKAPKIQRYTSQLDEVDWPWLQDLIDGTYFDDADDGAVEADGEADDADGDGDEGGDSDEDDPSDDEAATKSEDDAPAEAVDFDGPERVEESTKFLRDLIAGRPVFSHPCAEGGFRLRYGRARNHGFATAGVHPAAMHLLDDFLATGTQIKTERPGKAAGVVPVDSIEGPTVKLANGDVRQIDDPEVALELRNGVEKILDLGEYLVNYGEFVENNHPLAPASYVPEWWIQDLKAAGADVQALRDDPAIDLEHPTVERALEWAETYDAPLHPAYTYLWHDLSVEAFCDLAAAVAAGRIEDTDAGPVLELDHTDATRAALETIVIEHRQREDHIEIDDPRPFVRSLGCRITKTGRIERDWADDDLSEHARTWGTAEPGDNAVEAVTEVAPFEIRERAPTRVGNRMGRPEKSESRDMSPAVHTLFPIGEAGGAQRDMAKAGSHADTMSDTPGVVEIQVGRTRCPECDTESYDHRCPECDARTEPDYRCPSCDERIRPDEAGRVECDRCEKTATCVEPRPIDLNAAYRDALESVGERENAYDILKGVKGLTSTDKLPEPIEKGILRAKHDVSSFKDGTVRYDMTDLPVTSVRASELDVTVGQLEALGYEEDIHGQSLTHEDQLVELKVQDLVLSDGAAEHMLQTADFIDDLLEQYYGLEPYYELEGRDELVGELVFGMAPHTSAATVGRVIGFTSAAVGYAHPYFHAAKRRNCFHPETKLWIGDENERWRHNSIESIVESRLTNPQEDDFGALVQQVDGVSVPSVAVDGTTSTRPVEAISKHPAPDHLIEVETRSGRSLTVTPDHTFRRWTPSGLEAIDARSLSTGDELPTPKKIEFDGADTTIDLLDAFIEIDSLPSESLVVRGLGSDRIKELLDRATPAKAYLKPVAQELNVSQSTVYNWVNRDSIPVGPLLDLFSRDEILELVPDDASLGVKRDTATIQRHFEVDEAVATLLGYYAAEGFTRKEEGSFYQTTICIPDRAARDVIIGTFDDALSVDAFEENEWKVTVSSRLVSTLFSDVLGVGSAADEKCIPDCIIDSPRPLLRAFLSSYFSGDGSTSGDRIDIRAHTVSDELASDLVAALKRFGIAMKTYQETRCPSTGVVAEYYEDKEIVPEFESTVLKITSQNAERFAEQIGFHLDRKQRSLENVLETTEVRTQRLFADGGDIWLDEVVSTEIVESDIEYTYCLTVDETNTLVANDLFVGQCDGDEDCVMLLLDGLLNFSKAFLPDKRGGRMDAPLVMSSRIDPSEIDDEAHNMDIVSRYPREFYEASLEMADPGEVDIQIGEDTLGTDGEYTGFEHTHDTTDIAMGPDLSAYKTLGSMMDKMDAQLEISRKLRAVDETDVAERVIEYHFLPDLIGNLRAFSRQETRCLDCGEKFRRMPLTEVCRECGGNVNLTVHEGSVNKYMDTAIRVAEEFGCRDYTKQRLEVLEKSLESIFENDKNKQSGIEDFM